The following are encoded together in the Coffea arabica cultivar ET-39 chromosome 1c, Coffea Arabica ET-39 HiFi, whole genome shotgun sequence genome:
- the LOC113742264 gene encoding G-type lectin S-receptor-like serine/threonine-protein kinase SD2-5 codes for MSNTSGSSASSKRKGIIAGLTAGIFCLSVVILGICIVRRKKQSTEEDVDTYWEQLSGMPVRFSFQELQDATGNFSKLLGEGGFGSVFEGVLKNEEKIAVKQVNSLGQGKKEFLAEVQTIGSIHHINLVRLIGFCVENHHRLLVYEFMNSGSLDKWSFSKDSVQLTLDWLTRRNIIRDIAKGLAYLHEECRQKIVHLDIKPQNILLDENLCTKVSDFGLSKSFDKDQNQIVTTLRGTPGYLAPEWLSSFITEKADVYSFGIVVMETICLRKNFAMSESEDRVHLLDLFRRKDEEDRLIDIIESNDEDTRLNISDMIRTLKLALWCLRSDFTRRPSMSAVVKVIEGTLHPESNLEHQTLDFNPLAAIRRKFEFETTVSVSPSVLSGLR; via the coding sequence ATGTCAAATACATCGGGATCTTCTGCATCGTCCAAACGAAAAGGAATTATAGCTGGATTGACTGCAGGAATTTTCTGTTTGTCAGTAGTAATCCTTGGCATCTGCATTGTGCGTAGGAAGAAGCAAAGTACTGAGGAAGACGTTGACACTTACTGGGAACAGCTATCGGGAATGCCCGTGAGATTTTCTTTTCAGGAGCTACAGGATGCAACtggaaatttctcaaaattgctGGGAGAAGGAGGATTTGGCTCAGTTTTTGAAGGAGTTttgaaaaatgaagagaaaattgCCGTGAAGCAAGTCAACAGTTTAGGGCAAGGGAAGAAGGAGTTCCTGGCTGAAGTCCAGACAATTGGAAGCATTCATCATATCAATCTTGTGAGACTGATTGGATTTTGTGTTGAAAACCATCATAGACTTTTAGTCTATGAATTTATGAACAGTGGATCACTTGACAAATGGAGTTTTAGCAAGGATTCTGTTCAACTTACTCTTGACTGGCTGACAAGAAGGAATATCATCCGTGATATAGCAAAAGGTCTGGCTTACCTTCATGAAGAATGCAGACAAAAAATAGTCCATCTAGATATCAAACCTCAGAACATCCTGTTAGATGAAAATTTATGCACAAAGGTTTCTGATTTTGGCTTGTCCAAGTCCTTTGATAAGGATCAGAATCAAATTGTGACTACATTGAGGGGAACTCCTGGTTATCTGGCACCAGAATGGTTAAGCTCATTTATCACAGAAAAGGCAGATGTCTATAGTTTTGGAATTGTTGTAATGGAGACCATATGTTTAAGGAAGAATTTTGCTATGTCAGAATCTGAGGATCGTGTACATTTGCTTGACCTGTTTAGGAGAAAGGACGAGGAAGATAGGCTGATTGATATAATCGAAAGTAATGATGAAGATACTCGACTAAATATTTCAGACATGATTAGAACGCTGAAGCTTGCACTGTGGTGTTTACGAAGTGATTTTACCCGGAGGCCATCTATGTCTGCTGTAGTTAAGGTCATAGAGGGTACACTGCACCCTGAAAGTAACTTGGAACATCAAACCTTGGACTTTAATCCACTTGCAGCCATCAGAAGAAAGTTTGAATTTGAAACAACAGTATCAGTTTCACCATCAGTACTATCAGGACTAAGGTGA
- the LOC140007613 gene encoding replication protein A 70 kDa DNA-binding subunit B-like isoform X2 has protein sequence MGTPTKKQKFVFYDSESSKVEGIIFNADIARMSPMLQVYKKYKISNADVRTIPPKFQTLGLTKQWVITSKTVIEEVNGSEDIMPVKFSFTQFADLAEYMDDRSKSVDVLGVVISSLAKKTITKNSKQSNVQKFVLLNEESQTVLLSLWDDFLNNEGQVLLNNMQSYPVIIGRRLKVTNYNGVALSTWFDSALLVDPPIQEARQLKNWAMRNAKLIAEIIDAKSYIKYNPALCFKPDQKTTLICNVIPSQKTVWVKAKLSFEHIFQKYWYMSCAKCCRATAADYGIEFTCNLCKEKGPAMPRCRFDVDLSDDSGVIPASIFGDLAENILTFTALEAMDHFNQNLELPLEFVHARLKTKTFLVHVKPVQTQLADARQRYTILYCSEVEPEFGHAQLTGEPESVSVSAHQQTENEHLLMTGDGGSGSKVRLRLSQKFDEAETVDNNDFESSDANSKKKAKLG, from the exons ATGGGAACACCAACCAAGAAGCAAAAGTTTGTCTTTTATGATTCAGAG aGCTCTAAAGTCGAAGGGATAATCTTCAATGCTGATATTGCGAGAATGAGTCCTATGCTACaagtttataaaaaatataagattTCAAATGCTGATGTCAGGACTATTCCGCCAAAGTTTCAGACTCTTGGATTAACCAAACAATGGGTGATCACTTCAAAAACTGTCATTGAAGAAGTCAATGGCAGTGAAGACATTATGCCTGTTAAATTTAGTTTTACTCAATTTGCTGATTTAGCTGAATACATGGATGATAGAAGCAAGTCCGTCG ATGTGCTTGGAGTAGTGATCAGTTCATTGGCTAAGAAAACGATCACTAAAAACTCCAAACAGTCAAATGTTCAAAAATTTGTCCTCCTTAATGAAGA GTCCCAAACTGTCCTGCTTTCTCTATGGGATGATTTTCTGAACAATGAAGGTCAAGTTTTGTTGAATAACATGCAAAGCTATCCCGTTATCATTGGTCGAAGGCTGAAAGTTACCAACTACAATG GTGTTGCTCTCTCTACTTGGTTCGATTCTGCActccttgttgatccaccaatACAGGAAGCAAGGCAGCTCAAGAATTG ggcAATGAGAAATGCTAAGTTGATTGCTGaaatcattgatgcaaagagtTATATTAAGTACAATCCTGCGCTTTGTTTCAAACCAGATCAGAAAACTACTCTGATTTGCAATGTTATCCCATCACAGAAG ACTGTCTGGGTGAAGGCAAAGCTCTCTTTTGAACATATCTTCCAAAAATATTGGTATATGAGCTGTGCAAAGTGTTGCCGAGCTACTGCAGCAGACTATGGAATTGAGTTTACTTGTAACTTATGCAAAGAGAAGGGCCCTGCTATGCCTAG GTGCCGCTTTGACGTTGATTTGAGCGACGACAGTGGAGTTATACCTGCTTCTATCTTTGGAGATCTAGCAGAAAATATTCTCACCTTTACTGCCCTTGAAGCAATGGATCATTTTAATCAG AATCTTGAACTACCACTTGAGTTTGTTCATGCTCGGCTTAAAACGAAGACATTTTTGGTTCACGTTAAACCAGTCCAAACACAGCTCGCTGATGCTAGACAGCGTTATACAATTCTATATTGCTCTGAAGTTGAACCAGAATTTGGTCATGCTCAGTTAACAGGTGAACCAGAATCTGTCTCGGTTTCAGCTCACCAACAAACTGAAAATGAACACTTACTGATGACAG GAGATGGTGGTTCAGGCTCAAAAGTACGTCTTCGACTCAGTCAGAAGTTTGATGAAGCAGAAACAGTCGACAACAATGACTTTGAAAGTTCAGATGCCAACtccaaaaagaaagcaaaattaGGCTGA
- the LOC113732529 gene encoding benzyl alcohol O-benzoyltransferase-like — MGSKSLTFRVTRQKPELVRPAKSTPRECKLLSDIDDQEGLRFQVPVTQFYRSDDDHLHSRRDTVKVIREAIAKALVFYYPFAGRLRECAGRKLVVDCTGEGVMFIEADAEVTLEQFGDELQPPFPCLEELLYDVPESAGVLHCPVLLIQVTRLRCGGFIFALRMNHTMSDGAGIVQFMNAVGEIARGASAPSVLPVWQRELLNARDPPRVTCIHHEYDEVPDTKGTIIPLDDMVHRSFFFGPAEVSALRKSIPLDISRKCSTFEVLTACLWRCRTIALQPEPNEEVRMICVVNARSKFDPPLPQGYYGNGFAFPVALTTAGELCKRPLGYALELVTKAKGDVTEDYMKSVADLMVIKGRPHFTVVRTYVVSDVTRIGFNEVDYGWGRPEFGGPAKGGVGAIPGLLSFYITVTNKNGEKGIVVPICLPGFAMDRFVRELEKLLSNNHHSIIDGSTFVRSAL, encoded by the exons ATGGGATCAAAGTCTCTGACCTTCAGGGTGACCAGACAAAAGCCTGAGCTGGTCCGTCCGGCGAAGTCCACTCCTCGGGAATGCAAGCTCCTCTCTGACATCGACGATCAAGAGGGTCTTCGCTTTCAAGTCCCTGTCACCCAATTTTACCGCAGCGATGATGATCATCTTCATAGCAGGAGAGACACCGTGAAGGTGATCAGGGAGGCTATTGCCAAGGCTCTGGTGTTCTACTACCCATTCGCGGGGCGTCTCAGAGAATGCGCCGGGAGGAAGCTGGTGGTGGACTGCACGGGGGAGGGTGTTATGTTCATTGAAGCGGATGCAGAGGTGACGCTGGAGCAGTTTGGGGATGAACTTCAGCCTCCATTCCCCTGCTTGGAGGAGCTCCTCTATGATGTTCCTGAGTCTGCAGGAGTCCTTCACTGTCCTGTACTGCTTATACAG GTGACTCGTTTGAGATGCGGGGGTTTCATCTTCGCACTGCGCATGAATCACACCATGTCCGACGGTGCCGGAATCGTTCAGTTCATGAATGCAGTCGGCGAAATCGCACGGGGAGCTTCCGCCCCATCTGTACTGCCAGTATGGCAGAGAGAGCTCCTGAATGCTAGAGACCCGCCAAGGGTGACGTGCATCCATCACGAATACGATGAGGTACCCGATACCAAAGGAACCATAATTCCCCTGGACGACATGGTCCACCGCTCTTTCTTCTTCGGCCCGGCGGAGGTGTCAGCTCTGAGAAAATCCATCCCGCTCGACATCAGTCGCAAGTGTTCGACATTTGAGGTTTTGACGGCCTGTCTCTGGCGTTGCCGGACCATCGCCCTCCAGCCCGAACCCAATGAGGAAGTCCGCATGATCTGCGTCGTCAATGCTCGCTCCAAGTTCGATCCTCCCTTGCCACAAGGATACTATGGCAATGGCTTTGCATTTCCGGTGGCCCTGACGACTGCCGGAGAGCTGTGCAAGAGGCCTCTCGGATATGCGTTGGAGCTGGTGACCAAGGCCAAAGGTGATGTGACTGAAGATTACATGAAATCGGTGGCTGATTTAATGGTTATCAAAGGGAGGCCTCATTTCACCGTGGTGAGGACTTATGTCGTGTCGGATGTTACTCGGATTGGGTTCAATGAGGTGGACTACGGTTGGGGAAGGCCAGAGTTCGGAGGCCCGGCCAAGGGCGGGGTTGGTGCCATCCCCGGCTTGTTGAGCTTTTACATAACTGTCACGAACAAGAACGGGGAGAAAGGAATAGTGGTTCCTATTTGCCTGCCGGGCTTTGCAATGGACAGATTTGTGAGAGAGCTGGAGAAGTTGTTGAGCAACAACCATCATAGTATTATTGATGGCTCCACTTTTGTCAGATCAGCCCTGTGA
- the LOC113732466 gene encoding benzyl alcohol O-benzoyltransferase-like — protein sequence MGSKSLTFRVTRQKPELVRPAKSTPRECKLLSDIDDQEGLRFQIPVIQFYRSDDGSRDPVKVIREAIAKALVFYYPFAGRLRECAGRKLVVDCTGEGVMFIEADAEVTLEQFGEELQPPFPCLEELLYDVPESAGVLHCPVLLIQVTRLRCGGFIFALRLNHAMSDAAGLVQFMNAVGEIARGASAPSVLPVWQRELLNARDPPRVTCTHHEYDEVADTKGTIIPLDDMVHRSFFFGPTEVSALRKSIPLDISRKCSTFEILTACLWRCRTIALQPEPNEEVRVLCIVNARSKFDPPLPQGYYGNAFAFPVALTTAGELCKRALGCALELVNKAKCDVTEDYMKSVADLMVIKGRPHFTVVRTYLVSDVTRAGFNEVDFGWGKPAYGGPAKGGVGAIPGVASFYIPFKNKNGEKGIVVPICLPGFAMDAFVRELENLLSKNHHSIDDHSAFVRSAL from the exons ATGGGATCAAAGTCTCTGACATTCAGGGTGACCAGACAAAAGCCTGAGCTGGTCCGTCCGGCGAAGTCCACTCCTCGGGAATGCAAGCTCCTCTCTGACATCGACGATCAAGAGGGTCTTCGCTTTCAAATCCCTGTCATCCAGTTTTACCGCAGCGATGATGGCAGTAGAGACCCCGTGAAGGTGATCAGGGAGGCTATTGCCAAGGCTCTGGTGTTCTACTACCCCTTCGCGGGGCGTCTCAGAGAATGCGCCGGGAGGAAGCTGGTGGTGGACTGCACGGGGGAGGGTGTCATGTTCATTGAAGCGGATGCAGAGGTGACGCTGGAGCAGTTTGGGGAAGAACTTCAGCCTCCATTCCCCTGCTTGGAGGAGCTCCTCTATGATGTTCCTGAGTCTGCAGGAGTCCTTCACTGTCCTGTACTGCTTATACAG GTAACTCGTTTGAGATGCGGGGGTTTCATCTTCGCACTGCGCCTGAATCACGCTATGTCCGATGCTGCCGGACTAGTTCAGTTCATGAATGCGGTCGGCGAAATCGCACGGGGAGCTTCCGCCCCATCTGTACTGCCAGTATGGCAGAGAGAGCTCCTGAATGCTAGAGACCCGCCAAGGGTGACGTGCACCCATCACGAATACGATGAGGTAGCCGATACCAAAGGAACCATCATTCCCCTGGACGATATGGTCCACCGCTCCTTCTTCTTCGGCCCGACGGAGGTATCAGCTCTGAGAAAATCCATCCCGCTCGACATCAGTCGCAAGTGTTCGACATTTGAGATTTTGACGGCCTGTCTCTGGCGCTGCCGGACCATCGCCCTCCAGCCCGAACCCAATGAGGAAGTCCGCGTGCTCTGCATCGTCAATGCTCGCTCCAAGTTCGATCCTCCCTTGCCACAAGGGTACTACGGCAATGCCTTTGCATTTCCAGTGGCCCTGACGACTGCCGGAGAGCTGTGCAAGAGGGCTCTGGGATGTGCGTTGGAGCTGGTGAATAAGGCCAAATGTGATGTGACTGAAGACTACATGAAATCGGTGGCTGATTTAATGGTTATCAAAGGGAGGCCTCATTTCACCGTGGTGAGGACTTATCTCGTGTCGGACGTTACTCGGGCTGGGTTCAATGAGGTGGACTTCGGTTGGGGAAAGCCAGCGTACGGAGGGCCGGCCAAGGGCGGAGTTGGTGCCATCCCCGGCGTGGCGAGCTTTTACATACCTTTCAAGAACAAGAACGGGGAGAAAGGAATAGTGGTTCCTATTTGCCTGCCGGGCTTTGCAATGGATGCATTTGTGAGAGAGCTGGAGAACTTGTTGAGCAAGAACCATCATAGTATTGATGATCACTCCGCTTTTGTCAGATCAGCCTTGTGA
- the LOC140007613 gene encoding replication protein A 70 kDa DNA-binding subunit B-like isoform X3 produces MIQRTIPPKFQTLGLTKQWVITSKTVIEEVNGSEDIMPVKFSFTQFADLAEYMDDRSKSVDVLGVVISSLAKKTITKNSKQSNVQKFVLLNEECEMSQTVLLSLWDDFLNNEGQVLLNNMQSYPVIIGRRLKVTNYNGVALSTWFDSALLVDPPIQEARQLKNWAMRNAKLIAEIIDAKSYIKYNPALCFKPDQKTTLICNVIPSQKTVWVKAKLSFEHIFQKYWYMSCAKCCRATAADYGIEFTCNLCKEKGPAMPRCRFDVDLSDDSGVIPASIFGDLAENILTFTALEAMDHFNQNLELPLEFVHARLKTKTFLVHVKPVQTQLADARQRYTILYCSEVEPEFGHAQLTGEPESVSVSAHQQTENEHLLMTGDGGSGSKVRLRLSQKFDEAETVDNNDFESSDANSKKKAKLG; encoded by the exons ATGATTCAGAG GACTATTCCGCCAAAGTTTCAGACTCTTGGATTAACCAAACAATGGGTGATCACTTCAAAAACTGTCATTGAAGAAGTCAATGGCAGTGAAGACATTATGCCTGTTAAATTTAGTTTTACTCAATTTGCTGATTTAGCTGAATACATGGATGATAGAAGCAAGTCCGTCG ATGTGCTTGGAGTAGTGATCAGTTCATTGGCTAAGAAAACGATCACTAAAAACTCCAAACAGTCAAATGTTCAAAAATTTGTCCTCCTTAATGAAGAGTGCGAAAT GTCCCAAACTGTCCTGCTTTCTCTATGGGATGATTTTCTGAACAATGAAGGTCAAGTTTTGTTGAATAACATGCAAAGCTATCCCGTTATCATTGGTCGAAGGCTGAAAGTTACCAACTACAATG GTGTTGCTCTCTCTACTTGGTTCGATTCTGCActccttgttgatccaccaatACAGGAAGCAAGGCAGCTCAAGAATTG ggcAATGAGAAATGCTAAGTTGATTGCTGaaatcattgatgcaaagagtTATATTAAGTACAATCCTGCGCTTTGTTTCAAACCAGATCAGAAAACTACTCTGATTTGCAATGTTATCCCATCACAGAAG ACTGTCTGGGTGAAGGCAAAGCTCTCTTTTGAACATATCTTCCAAAAATATTGGTATATGAGCTGTGCAAAGTGTTGCCGAGCTACTGCAGCAGACTATGGAATTGAGTTTACTTGTAACTTATGCAAAGAGAAGGGCCCTGCTATGCCTAG GTGCCGCTTTGACGTTGATTTGAGCGACGACAGTGGAGTTATACCTGCTTCTATCTTTGGAGATCTAGCAGAAAATATTCTCACCTTTACTGCCCTTGAAGCAATGGATCATTTTAATCAG AATCTTGAACTACCACTTGAGTTTGTTCATGCTCGGCTTAAAACGAAGACATTTTTGGTTCACGTTAAACCAGTCCAAACACAGCTCGCTGATGCTAGACAGCGTTATACAATTCTATATTGCTCTGAAGTTGAACCAGAATTTGGTCATGCTCAGTTAACAGGTGAACCAGAATCTGTCTCGGTTTCAGCTCACCAACAAACTGAAAATGAACACTTACTGATGACAG GAGATGGTGGTTCAGGCTCAAAAGTACGTCTTCGACTCAGTCAGAAGTTTGATGAAGCAGAAACAGTCGACAACAATGACTTTGAAAGTTCAGATGCCAACtccaaaaagaaagcaaaattaGGCTGA
- the LOC113742192 gene encoding benzyl alcohol O-benzoyltransferase-like — translation MRKMYLQAKTIKCTRRGVFLLQLLLRMSYGYCCNQWYCINPMLWEGSLSLSKYIRWWWSNHCARSSLFVDNKMGSKSLTFRVTRQKPELVRPAKSTPRECKLLSDIDDQEGLRFQVPVIQFYRSDDDHLHSRRDPVKVIREAIAKALVFYYPFAGRLRECAGRKLVVDCTGEGVMFIEADAEVTLEQFGEELQPPFPCLEELLYDVPESAGVLHCPLLLIQVTRLRCGGFIFAVRLNHTMADGTGLVQFMNAVGEIARGASTPSVLPVWQRERLNARDPPRVACIHHEYDEVPDTKGTIIPLDDMVHRSFFFGPAEVSALRKSIPLDISRKCTTFEVLTAYLWRCRTIALQPEPNEEVRMICVINARSKFDPPLPQGYYGNGFALPAALTTAGELCKRPLGYALELVTKAKGDVTEDYMNSVADLMVIKGRPHFTVVRTYLVSDVTRIGFNEVDFGWGRPEYGGPAKGGVGAIPGLLSFYITVTNKNGEKGIVVPICLPGFAMDRFVRELEKLLSNNHHSIIDGSTFVRSAL, via the exons ATGAGAAAAATGTACTTGCAAGCAAAAACAATTAAGTGCACTAGACGTGGTGTGTTTTTACTTCAACTCCTCTTGCGTATGAGTTATGGCTACTGTTGCAATCAGTGGTACTGTATAAATCCCATGCTGTGGGAAGGAAG CCTGAGCCTGAGCAAATATATTCGTTGGTGGTGGTCAAATCACTGTGCGCGTAGCAGTTTGTTTGTGGACAACAAAATGGGATCAAAGTCTCTGACATTCAGGGTGACCCGACAAAAGCCTGAGCTGGTCCGTCCGGCGAAGTCCACTCCTCGGGAATGCAAGCTCCTCTCTGACATCGACGATCAAGAGGGTCTTCGCTTTCAAGTCCCTGTCATCCAATTTTACCGCAGCGATGACGATCATCTTCATAGCAGGAGAGACCCCGTGAAGGTGATCAGGGAGGCTATTGCCAAGGCTCTGGTGTTCTACTACCCCTTCGCAGGGCGTCTCAGAGAATGCGCCGGGAGGAAGCTGGTGGTGGACTGCACGGGGGAGGGTGTCATGTTCATTGAAGCGGATGCAGAGGTGACGCTGGAGCAGTTTGGGGAAGAACTTCAGCCTCCATTCCCCTGCCTGGAGGAGCTCCTCTATGATGTTCCTGAGTCTGCAGGAGTCCTTCACTGTCCTTTACTGCTTATACAG GTGACTCGTTTGAGATGCGGGGGTTTCATCTTCGCAGTGCGCCTGAATCACACCATGGCAGACGGTACCGGACTCGTTCAGTTCATGAATGCAGTCGGCGAAATCGCACGGGGAGCTTCCACCCCATCTGTACTGCCAGTATGGCAGAGAGAGCGCTTGAACGCTAGAGACCCACCAAGGGTGGCGTGCATCCATCATGAATACGATGAGGTACCCGATACCAAAGGAACCATAATTCCCCTGGACGACATGGTCCACCGCTCTTTCTTCTTTGGCCCGGCGGAGGTGTCAGCTTTGAGAAAATCCATCCCGCTCGACATCAGTCGCAAGTGTACGACATTTGAGGTTTTGACGGCCTATCTCTGGCGTTGCCGGACCATCGCCCTCCAGCCCGAACCCAATGAGGAAGTCCGCATGATCTGCGTCATCAATGCTCGCTCCAAGTTCGATCCTCCCTTGCCACAAGGATACTACGGCAATGGCTTTGCATTGCCGGCGGCCCTGACGACTGCTGGAGAGCTGTGCAAGAGGCCTCTCGGATATGcgttggagttggtgaccaaggCCAAAGGTGATGTGACTGAAGATTACATGAATTCGGTGGCTGATTTAATGGTTATCAAAGGGAGGCCTCATTTCACCGTGGTGAGGACCTACCTCGTGTCGGATGTTACTCGGATTGGGTTCAATGAGGTGGATTTCGGTTGGGGAAGGCCAGAGTACGGAGGCCCGGCCAAGGGCGGGGTTGGTGCCATCCCCGGCTTGTTGAGCTTTTACATAACTGTCACGAACAAGAACGGGGAGAAAGGAATAGTGGTTCCTATTTGCCTGCCGGGCTTTGCGATGGACAGATTTGTGAGAGAGCTGGAGAAGTTGTTGAGCAACAACCATCACAGTATTATTGATGGCTCCACTTTTGTCAGATCAGCCCTGTGA
- the LOC140007613 gene encoding replication protein A 70 kDa DNA-binding subunit B-like isoform X1 — MGTPTKKQKFVFYDSESSKVEGIIFNADIARMSPMLQVYKKYKISNADVRTIPPKFQTLGLTKQWVITSKTVIEEVNGSEDIMPVKFSFTQFADLAEYMDDRSKSVDVLGVVISSLAKKTITKNSKQSNVQKFVLLNEECEMSQTVLLSLWDDFLNNEGQVLLNNMQSYPVIIGRRLKVTNYNGVALSTWFDSALLVDPPIQEARQLKNWAMRNAKLIAEIIDAKSYIKYNPALCFKPDQKTTLICNVIPSQKTVWVKAKLSFEHIFQKYWYMSCAKCCRATAADYGIEFTCNLCKEKGPAMPRCRFDVDLSDDSGVIPASIFGDLAENILTFTALEAMDHFNQNLELPLEFVHARLKTKTFLVHVKPVQTQLADARQRYTILYCSEVEPEFGHAQLTGEPESVSVSAHQQTENEHLLMTGDGGSGSKVRLRLSQKFDEAETVDNNDFESSDANSKKKAKLG, encoded by the exons ATGGGAACACCAACCAAGAAGCAAAAGTTTGTCTTTTATGATTCAGAG aGCTCTAAAGTCGAAGGGATAATCTTCAATGCTGATATTGCGAGAATGAGTCCTATGCTACaagtttataaaaaatataagattTCAAATGCTGATGTCAGGACTATTCCGCCAAAGTTTCAGACTCTTGGATTAACCAAACAATGGGTGATCACTTCAAAAACTGTCATTGAAGAAGTCAATGGCAGTGAAGACATTATGCCTGTTAAATTTAGTTTTACTCAATTTGCTGATTTAGCTGAATACATGGATGATAGAAGCAAGTCCGTCG ATGTGCTTGGAGTAGTGATCAGTTCATTGGCTAAGAAAACGATCACTAAAAACTCCAAACAGTCAAATGTTCAAAAATTTGTCCTCCTTAATGAAGAGTGCGAAAT GTCCCAAACTGTCCTGCTTTCTCTATGGGATGATTTTCTGAACAATGAAGGTCAAGTTTTGTTGAATAACATGCAAAGCTATCCCGTTATCATTGGTCGAAGGCTGAAAGTTACCAACTACAATG GTGTTGCTCTCTCTACTTGGTTCGATTCTGCActccttgttgatccaccaatACAGGAAGCAAGGCAGCTCAAGAATTG ggcAATGAGAAATGCTAAGTTGATTGCTGaaatcattgatgcaaagagtTATATTAAGTACAATCCTGCGCTTTGTTTCAAACCAGATCAGAAAACTACTCTGATTTGCAATGTTATCCCATCACAGAAG ACTGTCTGGGTGAAGGCAAAGCTCTCTTTTGAACATATCTTCCAAAAATATTGGTATATGAGCTGTGCAAAGTGTTGCCGAGCTACTGCAGCAGACTATGGAATTGAGTTTACTTGTAACTTATGCAAAGAGAAGGGCCCTGCTATGCCTAG GTGCCGCTTTGACGTTGATTTGAGCGACGACAGTGGAGTTATACCTGCTTCTATCTTTGGAGATCTAGCAGAAAATATTCTCACCTTTACTGCCCTTGAAGCAATGGATCATTTTAATCAG AATCTTGAACTACCACTTGAGTTTGTTCATGCTCGGCTTAAAACGAAGACATTTTTGGTTCACGTTAAACCAGTCCAAACACAGCTCGCTGATGCTAGACAGCGTTATACAATTCTATATTGCTCTGAAGTTGAACCAGAATTTGGTCATGCTCAGTTAACAGGTGAACCAGAATCTGTCTCGGTTTCAGCTCACCAACAAACTGAAAATGAACACTTACTGATGACAG GAGATGGTGGTTCAGGCTCAAAAGTACGTCTTCGACTCAGTCAGAAGTTTGATGAAGCAGAAACAGTCGACAACAATGACTTTGAAAGTTCAGATGCCAACtccaaaaagaaagcaaaattaGGCTGA